The window GGCTGGTCTTTACGATCTTACCTCGGAAGGATTGGTGAGAGCAGTCTTAAGAATGGTACCATTGACGAGGTGACCGGCGTGCCCCTGATGACCTTGAACACTCTGATGCCCAGAGGCAGGCTGCTGAGAGGTATTCTGTGATTCCGGACCGGATGAGCCTTTGTGATGCTGCATGAGGGCCCCGGCCAATTGCCCGTGTTGCTGATTATGCtgcgccgccgccgccgcagCCTGTATGTGTTTCTCCAGCATCGTCGGCGCCATTGTACCCTTGGTCGCATTCAAAGACCCGGAACCATTTATTCCGCCCGTACCGCCAAGACCAACGCCGACGTTCATTCCCTTGTTCGTCTTCTTGTGTTTCTTGTACTTCACCTGTACATCGATACACAAATCACACACATCGATCGAATTTATTAATCTAAGTAGGTATACGTCCACAATGGAGCCCAAAAATCACCACCATTGGTGTGATTTGTCCAAACGCAGTGATCGGCATACTTTCACAATTAAATTCTTTCAACGCAGCTGAACTAAACTCGTTCAATGatcgattttctattttaccaaaaatactataagttattttttcaacattggATTTGGTTACAATACTACCAATTCACTTGAACAAACCACACTTGAAACAGTTTTAACGTTTATTCGTTAAATCTTTCAACGCGCGAATCGCGTTGCTGCATTCATATAGATGGAAATCGAATGTTGGAACGAATGACGAATGGATGCatgaatttaccttgtagaGGTTGTAGACAGCTCCGGAGTTGCGACCACCCGGCATTCTGTCCTCGCGAACCGCTTGGAGTACCATACCCTGTTCGATGCACTTTTTGAACCGACAGTATTGACACCGGTTCCGTTGGGCTTTCGTGATTTCACAAATGCCTTCGGCCACGCATGTGTATACTCTCCGATTCTGAACGGTTCTCTTGAAGAAACCCTTGCATCTGTAAACGTGAAACTTGTTCATAAAGTCCAAAGATTTCGCTAATTATTGTTCTTCCGCTTCTTTCCTCGTTACGATATTATCCGTAAACGCAACGCTCTCCTTTTAATAATTCTCAACACGCGTTACCTACGATAATAATATCTGTTGAGGATAATGAACGAAGTTGTTACCAAGTTACTGATCTCAAGTTCATCTAAACTTTAAACAGTGAGGATATGATGTATATTTTCATAGCTGCCCTTGCTTCGGTTTATTCTACAGTGACTACTGCCGTGAGTAGAACAAACTAATCATTATGATAGTAGCCTAATCGTCATTTCATTAAAAACCAAACCAGCGTCGTTAATATCAAGCATGAAGCTAATGTCCCTGGTGaagatttgtttatttctagTAGGTATTTGAGAACCCTTGAAAGTAGACTATACTTGAACACGATTAAAATATCGTTTGTTAttgacaaatttgaaaattaacaacaTAAGAAATGAGCTGAAATGGTTAAACTTGTGTTTATAAGGTCGGAAAGTAACGACCAACAACAGGTATCCGATAACCCTTAATTACCAGCCTATCAATCAGTGCTGAATCGTGACGTTAAAAGCACGAATCGACGACGAGTCGCTTGAACCGAGTGACAGAATTCGATAGTGAGACACGCACACAACGAAACGTTGACTTACCCCTCGCAGGTAATGATGCCGTAATGGAGTCCCGTCGCTTTGTCCTCGCAGATCATGCATATCATCGGCTGTTCCTCCTCCTCGTGTTCCTGAGGCTGAAGAGACGGCGCCGATGGTGTTTGCGAGGGTGCCTCCGTCGTGACCATGTTACCATTTCTCGACCAAGGCTGGCTGGAACTCGCGGTAAGGTTGAGTGCTTGGATCTGCTGCGCAGCGGGGAGTTGAGAGAGATCGCCGGCCCACAGGCGTTCCATGTTCAGCGGGGGTCCGAAGGATTGCGACGTGCCCGGCGGTTTCCCCCTCGGTTCGGACCTGAGGTTCAGAAGGACGTGGGCCGCTGACTCCTCGGACGTGGAACTCGAGGCGGTTGTCGCTGTCCAGGAGGCGGTAGGAGTTGGCGTAGGTTCCAACGGTGGCACGGACCAAATCATCGTCCGAACGCCGCCGACCTCGCCCATGATCACCGATGGAGCCGGTCGCGGCGTAGCCGGGGCGACTCTTTGAGCAGGTGGTTTCATCCCTTCGTCTGAACAggaggaaaagaattttttctgttcaaaCGATCGCTCGAGCTTCTTGTTTCAGTAGAGAAGATGTGCCGGTCTTGGTCTCAGCTGAGTACCATTTGTGGCCACATTCATTACGTCTAATCGAAGAATATGATCACAAATGGTACGGAGGTACTTTGACCAACGTATAAACACTCACGTTCAAACAATACGGTATCGAAAACCTCTGCTCAAAACTTGCTCGGAGTCGTATTTTAGTCATGTATCAGGTAATTAAAGAGATTTCATTTAATTCGAAAAGAATTGTATCGGAGAACTATTATTTGTCACGTTCAATGAAACTTTGTTGTAATTATCTTGATACTTTTCAAACCATAAAATTAGATTGTTTCACAAGATTTCACGAGTTCAACGAGTctagaaaattaattctatAACAATATTTGCTCGTGATTTAGAAACAACGTGTAATATCTACCTGACGATACGAGTAAACGAGTCATTGCAAATAAtattatcttgaataaataattatacgagTAAGATGCACTTCATCTTGTCCCATGTGTTCCTGATACAATCATTGATTTCAGTTTGGCACATCCTCCCGCTCCTCGAACTCATTATAAGATGTTATTGTTAGTTCGGACATATAtagtttctaatttttcaaaccatcCTGTTgctgagaaaataaattatttaggCCGAGTTATTTCCCCGATCGCTCCCCATggcgtgataaaaattttatatgcaCTTCACGTTAATTGAAGAAGTAATATATCTAGTCAAAGTTGATTATCGTAAAAGCCGACGATGCTCGAACGATAAACTATTTCAGGATGCCGTGAACAGAACTTtgaattgtctgaaaaaatCCCCATACATCCTCCCACATGCTTCTTCTTACAAATCATTCTACTTACTCGACGCACCGGTTGCGCTGGATAGGTTTTGTCCAAAGTTCACAGCACTGCTGATCACTCCGTTTAGCAGTCTTGTGTCGTAGCCCTGAACGCCACGGTTCTGGCTCCAGAATTGATGATGGGCGAGGATGTGAGAAGGGACCGTTGGCGCCCGTTGCCGGGGTCCAGGCTGCTGATTGGCACACGAACTCGAACCAGAACCGGAACTAGCACCAGAACCACAGCCACCGGCGGGCCCACCGCCACCGTGATTGCCGGTACCAGGGCTCGGACTCTCGATCCGATTGACACTCGGCGAAGGGGTGCGGTGACTAGGGTGGCTCGATCCATCCCCGCGGCCTCCGCCGTCGAAGACCGAGTTGTCCGACTCTTCCTTGGGCTGCACCAGGTAGTGGCTATTCGTGCCCCGATCGGGGGTTTCGCCGCGGTGAATTTCACGCGGGGTCGGGCTTGTGAACACGTTGGTGTGACTTTGGAGCGGCGATACGGGCGACGCGCTAGCTGTCGGAGTGCAAAACCGCTCCTCAGCACCCCTGGAGCTCGCCGCCTCGGGGAAGACGGAGTCGGGCGAGGCGCGGTCGGCCGTCACCTCCCTCGTGTCCGTGCCCCTCAGGTCTCGCAGGTCCCGAGTATCCCGGGGAGTCCCGGGACTCGGGCTGCTACGAATGCATTCCGTCTTCACTTTGACCACTGGACAGCCCGGCGAGCCTGGCATATTGTCCGGCGACGAAGTCGACGTGTCAGCTGCGCTTTCCCCTGAAACAGGAGAAACGATCTTAGATGGTGATTATTTAGATTTTTAAGGACTGCCATGTTCCGAGtgactgtttattttttttttttttgtttttttttattcacgcaGCTGAAAGTGGATGTACCGATTTGCCGAATCCTcgataattacaaaatatcgGTGAGTAATACGGTTGGCGACATTCACGCAACggaattcataaaaaaaaattcaaaactgacgaaagaaaaaggatATTAAATTAGAGCCACGTTGGCGATTCAGTTCCGAGACAAGACGATTACCTTTATGCATAAGTAATTCCGACGTATATTGAAAACAGTTTTCCAAATAATACAGTCTCTGATCTAATTACGCGATCTACCTCTTCGATTGTACTCGAAACATGAGGAAGGCGACATTATACTACCGATCTGTTAGGTATTTTGACATTGGATTAAACCTGTGACGAAAGTTTTGTTTCACACACAGGAGCCGAGTGTTATAATCTATAAATAGACCTGAGACCCTCCAGCAATTCCCATCGGTATAATAGCAGTTTCCAATTATCGCTATCATCGGCAAATTGACGATTAGCAACGCGAACTCGCTCTGTGTTGAGGATGGCAGCGCTGTGCCTGTGGCGTAGGTCATGGGAGGAATGCGGTTGACAAGGTCGATTGTTCGCCGTCCCTGAGCCCTGAGGCCAACTGTAATATTAGCTTATGACAATGCAGTGATCGTGTCGTGAATAAGCTTTATCTACTGCCAATGATACGGTTAACTACTGTGATGTATGTGTCTCACACAGTTCCCCAAGTTGTACGTACGTACTTAAATGTATAATGCCAAGTTATTAAACTGGTTATCCAACAGTTGCGTTCCTGATCTACGCAACGTGATGTCGTGAGTATATCAACGAAATAATTTGACATCAAGAATTATAGGCATGTACTATTTTACGGTACGTTTGCAAAATGACATCTTATCAATCGCTTTGGAGCATATACATTTGCGAAGTATTGCACTGCACGGacagataattattattctgtgaATCGCGAGCTGCGGAGTTTACGATCATTCCAACAAACGGCAAAAAATTGAACGGAATTGATTACCATACTTGTAATACCtgtttcgtcaaattttcgaacTGAGTACACGTGTTTCTAGTGAGAATTTATTCGCTTCAATCCATGTATTCGTTTCCATCCGCGCAAATGTAACCTTTCGCTGCTTattcgatttaatttttcattgcaattGCAAATCCCATTTAGTTCTATTTAtccgaatgaattatttaaaaaaaaaaaacaaatcacatGAATCAATCCAAATCGAggaacacaatttttttccttgccAAACGAATTCTTCTTAAAAAATAGGAAACACTATAATCGATGAATTTGTACGACGTTACGGATTCCTTCATATTATGTGCAATTCGAACCAATTTTTCGAGCGAGTTAACTAAttcatgaatttatttatattcggGGTGCACTTAAGTATAAATAAGAGTTCTAGCGACGGTAAACTCCAAGTCGGGCATGTCCTGCGCCTATGTCCGTCCAAGCCTTCGGTTTATTCAGGTTTTTCTGAGCGATGCCGGATGATTTCGATATAGGCGACGGTATATGTTTCGTTCCATTCCACAGTTTATATCAAAGTGAATTTTCCAGGTTGAATAGAACGTAAAAGGAAGCCGATAGTTACCTGTAAAACCTTACTTGTAAAACCAAACGACAAAACTACCTACTCAACCAAATAAATCATGATATTGTATTTAGTGTACAGATTTgtgaataattgttataaataaaccatttgacaaatttatatatgtatgtatgtacttaATCTGACAAAATATTAACCTGAAGCAGTTTTTGAAGATGTAATTGTAGGAATTGTTTCGTATTGAAAAGTAAAAGCAAAATTCCTTTCTATTCGTTTCTACACTCGGATCACTTTATTTTCGATTTGTACTTGTACGGATTACCCGATAATGAAACTAGGTTGgatcgaattaaaaaatcacgaTCCGTTTCAATTCTTTTCCGTTTTTGGAATTCCAGCATAATTTCCAACACATCTCAGCCTTCACGGTGTAGGAGTAAAAGCCGAACGgagattgcaaaatatttgaaacatcGATACTCGAAGCACGATTTACAGGCCACGGTTCGACACAGGATCATTGTGCGTTTATCTAGTTATTATCCATTCCCCTCGTCGCGGTTTCGGTACAGTTAGAGATCACGGTCAGCCAGAGAATCGGATTCGACGTCCGTACTTCCTGTGACTCTTTGTTCGGCCGAATGCGTGGACattaacgatttttattgCAGAGCTCGTGATAGTTTTTCACGAGGATCCCGTGAATCATCTATTCTTCATTGTCGCAGAACGTTACTTTGACCCCCACATACTATACATGTACCTTTCGTAATGCCGTTTCTGCACCGGGGCAACGACATCAGAAGAAGTCGCACAACGCGGTCTCAAGTTCCGCATGATGACCCGCACGCAGGAAATTGCGTCGTACCTAAACCGCTGCATACGTGCAAGCCCAGGTCCATGACGACAAATTTTCACCTGTTGCTTCAGCGTGTCTTTATCTGCACGTTATTTCTAGCCTCTCATGCTGTTTTATAGaggtaaaaaacgaaatctTATCACAAAAACACCTTTCTATAAGCAAACTGCGGCATGATGCACCCACCTGAGAAACTGTGGGAGACAACTATCTTTATGTTATTTTACGAAAATCATGCAGGACAGGTGCACGGTAAGCGAGTAGAAACTTTTTCGTAATCGTGACTACAGTAATTAGGCAAGGGACAATTCGTTGTGTCACGTTGTCGCGGGAAAGTTGCGTACAAAAGTACTACCTTACGGTTTTTAACCGAATAATAACCGGCGTATTAAACAGTCTTTGACAGTATAATTGAGGATGCGGGAAACCAGATCAGGTTCAACCGATCGCATTAATGCCGAACTATGAATAAGACAAAATCACGCCAGTGATGAGAATACTTGTAATATCAGTCCAGCTAACGAAGATAAAGAATGAAGATTAGTTCCCAAATGTATGAAAACGTAAATTCACTCCGTACGTATTGTACAATCTACACTGTCAACGAGTAAAagtataaagtaaaaaatgtcatAAGATAGCATTTAATTCAAACGGCAGATCGGTAATTTccatattcaattttcaaagcaAAATTGACTGAAAAGTGTAAGTTCATACACATCGCGATACGGTACGTGCAAGACAGAAGTAGATACCAAACGTTACATGATATCAGGCTGCATTCGATACGGTCGTATCTGCAAAGTAATTAATAGCATTCCGCGATTATTCGCAAGCCGCGTCGCGGAGTCGCCGCGATGACGGAACGGACGATTGTAAGCAGATATGATGGTCCGCCGCTGTCTGACCTGTACGAGGCTAAACCCCTGAATTATCAGTAGTACAGACCGTATTGCGTCGCGCACGGCAGAAGTGGTAAAAGTCGGGATCGTCAGCCGCGCCGCTTTGCATCGGCAGTGACGGCGCGGCGGTAGAAATCGATTAGAAAAAATTCGACCAAGTCTGACTGTCGATGAAGTTTTGACAATTTGAACGAATCGTAATGTACATACTATACGATATACTTTCCGATGGCATTCGTCGATCAAATTTGCATTTGAAgcattgattgaaatttttgttcttgcACAGTCAATCCGAATAATTGGAATCTTTGTCGGAATGACCTGTAGATACATTGACAAGGGTACAAGGACATTGTACAACTGTATTGGTGTAGGACTAATATGGCCGGACTCCGAGTTAATCCCgatatttgttaaaatttataagGTGCCCTACGAAGTAAAGCTGCATATCACGTCGCTCTTTGCGAATTCATACGCCATGAATCATTAAATTTAGTCGACCAAAACCTGCACTCAGTTTTTCATTGGGTTTAATTGAACAAAGTGTCAAAGTTTCACCCGGATGAATATCGAGGCTAGATTTATTATAGTACTTAATCGGCGCAAAGTTTGATGGTTATAAGGTTGGGTTTAATTATCCGCGAGGTGTCAAAACGTCCGAATCAGTGCAGTGTGACGAGATAAACTCGAGACGTAGTATATATCCTTCACATCACCGATTTGAAGGACGCGTGTCCTTCGCATAAGAATGCTAAAAATACGAGCGAATTTTCGTGAATCCTTGGTCCTTGGTGGAtaagaaattttaaacaatatcTATTTTATGCTCGCAGTCCTTACGAGCAAGGTGACCAAACATTACTAGTCTTTTCTCGTCTGCACCGTGCAGCATTAGAACATGCCAACAGCGTATCCTAGTTCCAACGGAGTGCAATTATCCGAACTCAAAGTTATTTAATTATACGAAACGCGACTAAAGTTTGCACTTGACGGTCCTATAATAGAGATTTCGCGCAAAGACAAAAATACCACGAACTATTGAGAGATTCGCATAATTGGTGGTATGCGAGTGACGATTTGATGCAACGTTATAGCTGCAGATAAGGCGCAAGTAGAAAAACTATAACTGTAGATGAATCCAGGAAGTGCCGAATTAACGCAATGCAACCACACACGCCTCGTTGACCCAAAGAGTAGTTTATTCGAGTGCATTAATTCAGGGAATGAAAGATGGGAAGCAGAAGCTGGTAGTTTGATAGAGGTGAGAATAAATGTGAATAGAAAGATGACGTTTTGCGTGATATAATCAATTTGGAGCGAGATGTTGTTTCCATCTGGAGACGAATAACCCCGAAGGGAAATAAATAGTTACAGAGTAAGCTCTTACCATCACTACTGCATCTGGAATCAACCTTTCTCCTTTTCAACTTGAGGTCTTGAAACAAGCTCATGTTGTCTAGCTCACACGGGCTGCTCGTAAGGGTCATAATTCCTGTAAtcataaaataagaaattgctCAGTAAAGTCCACCTCGTGGGTAAATAGTTATACGATTACTCCTCGAgcgaaaaaaagagaacaaaagaaaagaattaaatttgaCATCCCAATTCGATGGAGTTTCGTACGGTAACAAATTCTGGAGTTTCACGGATGACTGTAAGTCGATGAGATTAACGTGACAACCTTTATCAGGTGTAAGTATAAGGAAGTTTTCAGATTACGGTTAAATTGCGAGCCAGCTTTGAAGCCGTTAATACGTTGAAAGTGTGGGACGGAATAGATTCAACCATTGAATACCGTGACAACGTAATTATCCTTCTCGCAAAGAATAATCACGATACCTGCACACTGATTTACTCGGGTAACGAATTAGAGCATCGGATGTGTCGAC is drawn from Neodiprion fabricii isolate iyNeoFabr1 chromosome 3, iyNeoFabr1.1, whole genome shotgun sequence and contains these coding sequences:
- the LOC124177325 gene encoding hormone receptor 4 isoform X2 is translated as MCAKMSVLQGRHLGIMTLTSSPCELDNMSLFQDLKLKRRKVDSRCSSDGESAADTSTSSPDNMPGSPGCPVVKVKTECIRSSPSPGTPRDTRDLRDLRGTDTREVTADRASPDSVFPEAASSRGAEERFCTPTASASPVSPLQSHTNVFTSPTPREIHRGETPDRGTNSHYLVQPKEESDNSVFDGGGRGDGSSHPSHRTPSPSVNRIESPSPGTGNHGGGGPAGGCGSGASSGSGSSSCANQQPGPRQRAPTVPSHILAHHQFWSQNRGVQGYDTRLLNGVISSAVNFGQNLSSATDEGMKPPAQRVAPATPRPAPSVIMGEVGGVRTMIWSVPPLEPTPTPTASWTATTASSSTSEESAAHVLLNLRSEPRGKPPGTSQSFGPPLNMERLWAGDLSQLPAAQQIQALNLTASSSQPWSRNGNMVTTEAPSQTPSAPSLQPQEHEEEEQPMICMICEDKATGLHYGIITCEGCKGFFKRTVQNRRVYTCVAEGICEITKAQRNRCQYCRFKKCIEQGMVLQAVREDRMPGGRNSGAVYNLYKVKYKKHKKTNKGMNVGVGLGGTGGINGSGSLNATKGTMAPTMLEKHIQAAAAAAQHNQQHGQLAGALMQHHKGSSGPESQNTSQQPASGHQSVQGHQGHAGHLVNGTILKTALTNPSEVVHLRQRLDNAVSSSRDRAFPLDATLAMIQTLIDCDEFQDIATLRNLDELLDHKSDLSEKLCQIGDSIVYKLVQWTKRLPFYLELPVEVHTRLLTHKWHELLVLTTSAYQAIHGQQKWTGVGSDGTSADFTEEVSNNLCTLQTCLTSMMGRPITMDQLRQDVGLMVEKITYVTLMFRQVKLRMEEYVCLKVITMLSQARDGTLELEQIQERYMSCLRSFVEHSAPQQPGRFHDLLVRLPEVQSAAALLLESKMFYVPFLLNSAIQR
- the LOC124177325 gene encoding hormone receptor 4 isoform X3, whose translation is MTLTSSPCELDNMSLFQDLKLKRRKVDSRCSSDGESAADTSTSSPDNMPGSPGCPVVKVKTECIRSSPSPGTPRDTRDLRDLRGTDTREVTADRASPDSVFPEAASSRGAEERFCTPTASASPVSPLQSHTNVFTSPTPREIHRGETPDRGTNSHYLVQPKEESDNSVFDGGGRGDGSSHPSHRTPSPSVNRIESPSPGTGNHGGGGPAGGCGSGASSGSGSSSCANQQPGPRQRAPTVPSHILAHHQFWSQNRGVQGYDTRLLNGVISSAVNFGQNLSSATGASNEGMKPPAQRVAPATPRPAPSVIMGEVGGVRTMIWSVPPLEPTPTPTASWTATTASSSTSEESAAHVLLNLRSEPRGKPPGTSQSFGPPLNMERLWAGDLSQLPAAQQIQALNLTASSSQPWSRNGNMVTTEAPSQTPSAPSLQPQEHEEEEQPMICMICEDKATGLHYGIITCEGCKGFFKRTVQNRRVYTCVAEGICEITKAQRNRCQYCRFKKCIEQGMVLQAVREDRMPGGRNSGAVYNLYKVKYKKHKKTNKGMNVGVGLGGTGGINGSGSLNATKGTMAPTMLEKHIQAAAAAAQHNQQHGQLAGALMQHHKGSSGPESQNTSQQPASGHQSVQGHQGHAGHLVNGTILKTALTNPSEVVHLRQRLDNAVSSSRDRAFPLDATLAMIQTLIDCDEFQDIATLRNLDELLDHKSDLSEKLCQIGDSIVYKLVQWTKRLPFYLELPVEVHTRLLTHKWHELLVLTTSAYQAIHGQQKWTGVGSDGTSADFTEEVSNNLCTLQTCLTSMMGRPITMDQLRQDVGLMVEKITYVTLMFRQVKLRMEEYVCLKVITMLSQARDGTLELEQIQERYMSCLRSFVEHSAPQQPGRFHDLLVRLPEVQSAAALLLESKMFYVPFLLNSAIQR
- the LOC124177325 gene encoding hormone receptor 4 isoform X1 → MCAKMSVLQGRHLGIMTLTSSPCELDNMSLFQDLKLKRRKVDSRCSSDGESAADTSTSSPDNMPGSPGCPVVKVKTECIRSSPSPGTPRDTRDLRDLRGTDTREVTADRASPDSVFPEAASSRGAEERFCTPTASASPVSPLQSHTNVFTSPTPREIHRGETPDRGTNSHYLVQPKEESDNSVFDGGGRGDGSSHPSHRTPSPSVNRIESPSPGTGNHGGGGPAGGCGSGASSGSGSSSCANQQPGPRQRAPTVPSHILAHHQFWSQNRGVQGYDTRLLNGVISSAVNFGQNLSSATGASNEGMKPPAQRVAPATPRPAPSVIMGEVGGVRTMIWSVPPLEPTPTPTASWTATTASSSTSEESAAHVLLNLRSEPRGKPPGTSQSFGPPLNMERLWAGDLSQLPAAQQIQALNLTASSSQPWSRNGNMVTTEAPSQTPSAPSLQPQEHEEEEQPMICMICEDKATGLHYGIITCEGCKGFFKRTVQNRRVYTCVAEGICEITKAQRNRCQYCRFKKCIEQGMVLQAVREDRMPGGRNSGAVYNLYKVKYKKHKKTNKGMNVGVGLGGTGGINGSGSLNATKGTMAPTMLEKHIQAAAAAAQHNQQHGQLAGALMQHHKGSSGPESQNTSQQPASGHQSVQGHQGHAGHLVNGTILKTALTNPSEVVHLRQRLDNAVSSSRDRAFPLDATLAMIQTLIDCDEFQDIATLRNLDELLDHKSDLSEKLCQIGDSIVYKLVQWTKRLPFYLELPVEVHTRLLTHKWHELLVLTTSAYQAIHGQQKWTGVGSDGTSADFTEEVSNNLCTLQTCLTSMMGRPITMDQLRQDVGLMVEKITYVTLMFRQVKLRMEEYVCLKVITMLSQARDGTLELEQIQERYMSCLRSFVEHSAPQQPGRFHDLLVRLPEVQSAAALLLESKMFYVPFLLNSAIQR